One Sandaracinaceae bacterium genomic window, CATCTCGCACTCGACGTCGCCCTCGTCGGCCACCGTCACGGTGCAGGTGGCGTCGCTGCACAGCACGTCGCCGTCGCGGCCGCTCGTCACGGTGCAGGTCGCGCCCGAGTCGCAGTTGATGGTGTTGTCGGCGCCCATGGCCTCGAAGGCGCACATGGAGCCCATCTCGCAGTCGAGGTCGGCGTTGTCGCCCGCCGTCGTCACGTCACAGGTCGAGTTGGTGGAGCAGGCCACGTTCGTGTCCCCGAGCGCGTCGACGACGCAGTCGGCCATCGCGCCACAGTCGACGTCACACGCCTCCGTGCCGCAGTCGGTCGTGCAGGTGTTGCCTTCGCCGCAGGTGAGCTGACAGCCAGATCCTTCGAGCGCGCCGCAGCTGAGGCCGCAGTCGAAGCCGAGCGGGCAGAGGCAGCTGACCCCGGTGCACATGCAGTCGGGGCCCGGGCAGGCGACGGGCTCGGTCGGTGTGGATTCGCCCGCGCAGGCGAGCAGAAGAAAGGAAAGGGAGAGAAGCGAGATCGTAGTCTTCATGCCCCGTGGGTCACGCCAGGCCCTCGCGCTGATTAACAAGAATCGCCGTCGAGGCAGATCAGGTCCGAAGGTCGAGTCGGGTAGGTACAGCAGGCGCGGAAGCACGAAGCGCAGTCCGTGGCGGGAACGAAGGGCGTGCAGGTGCCGTCGACGCAGATCTGATTCGCCCCACAAGGGCGCCCACACTCGCCGCAGTGCAGCGGGTGGGTCGTCACGTCGACGCATCCACCGAGGCAAGCGCTCCCTGTGCTGCACGAATCGACGCACACACCCCCCTGGCACAAGGCCGGGCAGTCGATGTCCGCGACGCCGCAGTGGTCGCCGTCTGCGCTGATGTCGACGCAGTCGGGCCCGACCCGGACCAGCCCCTGGCGGCAGACGCAGGCGCCGTCGATGCAGTACTCGTCGTCTTCACAGTGCGTCTCCGTCGCCCCGCAGGACTCGGGGTCCCGCAGGCCGATGGGCGAGACCGTTCCCGCGTCCCCGCCGGGGGCGCAGCCGTCGCAGCGCTCGAAGAGCTCGACCTGCTGCTGCCCACACCCGGCGAGGAGCGCGGCGAGGAGGAGGGCGCGCATCACTCCTCGAGGCTCGCCGCGGCGCGCGCCTGGGGGGAGTCGGGGTACAGCCGGCGCAGCTGCTCGAGCGCGGCCTCCATGGCCCGAGCGTGTCCTCGGCGCCGCTCGGCGTCCGCTTCGATCCAGAGCGCCTCCGCGCCGAACCGGCTCCGAGGGAAACGGCGACGCTGGGCGCGGACCGCGCGCACCGCGCGCTCGGGGTCGCCGCCGCGTAACTCGAGACGCGCGAGACGTATCCACGCCGCCTCGGCCAGGCTCCCCCGCCCGGCGCCGACACGTCGGAAGAGCCCCCGCGCGCGCTCGTGCTCGCCAGCGCGCCAGCGTGCCTCCGCCGTGGCCAGGAGCGCTCGCGGATCGTCCGTCTCCCCGTGGGTGGAGGTCTCGCGAGCGGGTCGCGCTCGGCCCCGGGCCGCGACCGAGGTCGGCTCGTCGATTCGCGTCGCCGTCGCCTCGTCGGTGGCGGTCTCGTCGTCCGTGTCGCTGGCGACCTCGTCGCTGGCGGCCTCGTCGTCGCTGACGGCCTCGTCGCTGGCAGCCTCGTCGTCGCTGGCGGGTTCGACGGGGCTGCGCTCGAGCGGGCCGGCCGCGAGCCGCTGCCCACGCGTCCAGCGCTCGCCAGCGTACAGGTGGATCTCGCGCTCCTCGGGCGCGCGCACGACGACGTGGCCCTCGTCGACGTGCACCTCTACATGGTCGCCCGCTCGCACGACGGTGAACCGCGTGCCGCGGACCTCGACCGTCACCTCCCCCGCGCGGACCCGGAGCGCTCCCTGTCCGAGGTCGCGGGCGTGCACCGACACCCGGCCCGAAGCCAGCTCCAGCTCGGTCATGCAGCCGTCGGGCGCTCGCATCGAGAGATCGCCCTCTACCGTCGCCACGCCGCGCTGGCCGAGCGCCAGCCGACCGTCCCGCGCGATGCCCTCGGCCGGGCTCCACGACTCACAGACGCGCGCGGCGCGCGGCGCGCTCGGCTCACTGGCCGCCGCGACCCAGAGCACCAGCGCGGCCGCCGCCGCGAGGGGGATGGCCAGGAGCGCGACACGCCCGCCCCGCCGCCGTCGAGCCAGCGCGGGGCCCTCCAGCTCCACGCGATCGAGGATCCTCGCCCGCGCCGCGTCGTCGAGCCGCGGCGCCCCCTCCTCCGCGAGGTCCTGCAGGCGGTCGCGAAGCTCCTCCGCGTCCATCCCGTTCGCGACGAGCGCCGGGCCGCGCTCGAGCACGGCGTCGAGGACCCGCTCTCGCGCCGGGGACTCGAGCCGAGGCTCGGCCTCCTCCGCCAGGGAGCCGAGCCGTCGCCGCAGCTCTTCGTCGGAGAGGCTCACGGCTCCCCCAGGAGCGAACGGACGACGGGGTTCGCCATGAGCTCGTGACGCGCGTGGTAGATGCGCGAGCGGACGGTGTGCGGCTTGCTGTCGGTGAGCTCCGCGATCTCCTCCGGGCTCATCCCGTCGAGGGCCCAGAGCGTGAACGCGATGCGCTTCTTCGCGGTGAGCGCGTCGAGGGCGCGGTGCAGGCCTTCGAGCCGCTCCCGCGAAGAGGCCGCGTGCTCCGGGCTCTCCTCCGAGCCCACGAGCTCGAGCGGCATCGGGGCGCGTCGGCGCTGGTAGGCGCTCGGTCGCAAGGCCCGCCGCGCGACGCGCACGGTGATCCCGCCGACGAAGGTGGAGAACCGGCTCTCCTCACGGAAGGAGGGCAGGGCCCGACAGAGCTCCAGGAAGACGTTCTGGACCAGATCCTCGAAGTCGGGGCGCGGACCGAGCATGCGGCCGAGCAGGCGCTCGACGCGGGGCAGCTCCCCCTCGGCCAGAGCCCTCAGGGCGTGGCCGTCCCCTCCCTTCGCCCGGCGGACGAGATCCAGCTCGGAGCCGGCGAGGGCGAGGGGGTCGCGTGAAGCGGAGGCCACGTCGGTGGGTCGCACGACCCCCGCCAGATGATTAATCGAATCGTCACGCGCGCTCATTCGAACCGCCAGGCCAGCCCCAGGCGGCCGGCCAGGCGCAGGGTCGACTCGTCGAGCAGGGGCTCTCCGAACGCGGTGAAGACGACGGGGGCCGGCAGCACGTCCACCCCCAGCTCCAGCGTCACCTCGAGGCCCTCCACCAGCGGCTGTCGCGCCTCGGCGGAGATCCCGGCGAACCACCCGGCTCGCACGGCCTCGGCGCTCTCCCCCGTCTCCCGTGTGCCCTGGCCGAGGATGGCCGCGCCGCCTCCGCGGAGGTGCCCCATGAGGCGGGTGCGCACGGGCCCCACGTCGCCGCCGAAGCTCAGCCGCAGGCCCACGTCGTAGCGCTGGTAGCGACCCTCGATCGCGCTCGTCTGTCCGCGCGTGACGAAGACGCCCGCGCCGGACGCGAAGAAGCCGCCACCGATCACGAAGCGCTCGCCGGGCGGCGTCGCGACGAGCTCCACGAAGAGCGCGGGCTGAACGAGCCAGGGGGCGCCGCCCTCGGTCGAGAGCCAGGCCTCCACGCCCACGCCGACGGTGAACGCGAGGGGGACGGCTGCGGACGTCGGCGCAGCATCGGACGGGACTTCGCTGACGAGGTCGGGCGCTTCGGCCTCGGTCGTCGGCTCGGCCACGCCCAGGGTCGCGCCCACGGTCTCGGGATCCCCTCCCGCCCGCGCCACCTCGAGGAGCTCGGTGGCCACGAGGGCGAGCGCGTAGCCGTCGTCCTCGGGCGCGTCGAAGCGGCGCTCGAGCACGGCGTCGTCCCTGCGGCGCCACACGCGGATCAGCGGGGTGTCGGTGTCGATGGTGACGAGCAGCGCGACGCCGTCGGGCGGCGGATCGGGGATCGTCGAGTAGCGGCGCTCGTCCGGCAGCCCGACGAAGCTCGCGAACGCGTCGGCCGCGACGACGCTGCGCTCCCCCCACGACACCAGCGCGACGTCGCTCCCTTGCGCCTCCGCGACGCCGGCGACCCCGGCGATGAGCGTCACCAAGACGACGAGATGGGACCCTCTCCTCACGTGACCGAAGGATAGCGCGGCGTCTCGATGCGGCCGCCCGGCGGTGCTCTAGTGAGCGCGGTGGCCGTCGGGGTCGCCCTGGCGCAGCGCCTCGGCGAGCTCGGGGCCGCCTTCGCCGAGCAGTCGCGCCGTCTTGCCCGCGAGGTGCTGGAGGCGATCGATGAAGCGGTGGTCGTGCTCGGCCGTCTCGAGGTGCGCGATCTCGTGGAGCACGACGCCGAGGGTCTGGGCGTCGAGGATGTCCTCGAAGCGCAGCGGGCCGCGCACGTTGAAGGAGATCTCGCGCTTGTCGACGTCGGTGACCGCGTCCTCGAGCAGGCCCGCGTCGCCCGGGTCTCGCGCGAAGAAGCGCACCTTGACGACGCGGCCGGCCACCGCGCGGGCCAGCCAGCGCACGGCGTCCGCGAAGCGCCGCTGCGTCTCGTCCGGCTCGACGTCCTCGCCGCCGAACTCGCTCGAGCGCCGGCGCACGTAGTCGTCCGACGTCTCGAGCACGCGGCTGAGCGACATGTAGGCGCCGTGCGAGATCACCGACGCGTCGACGATGTGCGCGCCGAGCTGTCGGGCGCGGTCGTTGGCGCGGCGGGTCCCGCCGAGCACGGAGCCGCGCGGGAACACGCGCGAGACGTAGGCGTCGAGCAGCGCCGGCGTGAGCGGCCAGCCCGCGATGACCTCGTGCACCCAGTCGGAGCGCAGGTCGTTGCGGTCCAGGTAGCTGTGGATCATCGCCTCGAGCAGCGCGGCCTTCACGGCGAGCTTGTAGCGGTCGGGCACCGCGTCGCGCCCCTCGCCGAGCGGCACCCGCTGCGCCACGTCGACGTGCCAGGGCAGGTTCCACGCCTCGACCGGCAGGCCCATCTCGAAGAGGTGCGCCTGCTCTCCGCGCCGAGGCGTGTAGATGGAGAGCGTCGTGTTGCCCATCGCCGCGCGCTCCACGCCGTCGGCGATGATCACCGTCTCCAAGTGACAGGAGCTCAGCGTCAGCACCGAGCGCGGCCGGCGCACCTGACGCGAGGCGACCTTGAGCGTGGTGCCCTTCGGCGGGATGCAGAGGCGGAGCATGCGCTTGGCCTCGACGAGCTCCTCGTCCGCGAAGCGCCGGCCGAGCACCAGCCGCGTGCCGCGCGCCCGCTCGTTCTCGCGTGATCGGCGGCCCTCCTCGGAGAATTCGACCGTGGTGCCGACCGTCTCGACGGTGGCCCGGTCCATGCCCGCGAGCAGCTCCTTCAGCCCGCGCCCCATGCGACCGCGGCGCGTCGGGTCGTCGGGCTTGTCGCTGAGGAAGATCGTGTACACGAGCCGCTCGTCGCCGATGCCCCCCTCGGCGTCGTCCTCGACCACCACCTGCTCGTCGCCCAGCTCCACCGTGACCTGACCGGCGCGCTCGTCGAAGGCGTTCTGGAGCGCCTCGAGCATCAGCCGCCCGAGTGGACGGGACGCGCTGAGCCGCCGCCATCCGTCGTCGGCCACCTCGAACCAGCGCTTTGCCGCGTCGCTCACCGTTCCCTCGTTCCCCAGGTTCGCGCCCGCGGAGTATAGGCCATCGACCGCCGCGCCACGACGGCCCTTGGGTGAAGGATACGGCGGGTTTGCCGTATGGTTGCGTTCAGGACGTCGCTCCGGCGACAATGCAGAGCTTGCTGAAGAGAGGCGTGGCGTCAGGGGCATCAGTCGACCGGGTGGGGGTCGTGCGCCTGAGGTTCCGTCCAGAGGGAGAATGATGGCCGCGTCGAGTGACCAGGTGATCTGCCACGTCTGCGGATTCAAGAACCCCGGGGACGCCGAGCGTTGCGTCTCGTGCGGTGCGAAGCTCGAAGAGCTCTCCGGGGCCTACAGCGCCGACGAAGAGGCACGGAAGAAGAACCAGCAGGAGGGGTTCGACATCAAGTGGGCGCTCGTCGCCTTCGTCGTCTACCTCGTCCTGCAGGCGGTGGTGCTCGTGCTGCTGCCGATGGTCATCGACGCGTACGACCCGCAGGGCTTCTCGGCCCTGATGGTCTCGGTCGCGGTCTGGTGCGTCGGCGGCGTCATCGTCGGCTTCTTGTCGCCGGGGAAGACCTTCCTCGAGCCCGCGGTCGGCGCGCTCGTCGCCGTCGTGCCCACGGTCTGGTGGCTGGTGAACACCACGCCGAGCGCCCCCGAGCACCTCGGGGGCGGCTTCCAGCTGACCATGCCCGCCTACGTCATCGGTGGGCTGCTGGGCGGCATGATCTCGCTCTTCGGCGCGTTCGTCGGCGAGAAGATCCAGGACGCCAAGAACCGCTGAGGCTCGAGGCGTCCCGGGCCGCTCACTCGGCGCGGACCGCGCTGAAGCCCGTCGTGAACTTCAGGCTCGCGGCGAGGACGAGCGCCTGCAGCTCCTCGTCGCCCCCGGCGTCGTCCGCCCAGAGGCAGCCGCCGCCGTAAGCCGCGACGACCTCTCCGTTGCGCATCTCCTCGGCGTACCAGTCCTCGGTCTCCTCCGAGCCGGTGCTGGTGAGGTCGGCGTGTGCGCTCGAGACGCCGAGCAGCACGCAGTTGACGCCGTTGGTCGCGATGCTGCCGCCGAGCAGCAGGTCGAAGCTCGCCCCGGCCTCGTCGATCAGGCCGAAGGTGTCGCGGTCGACGGTGGTGATCTCTCCGTCGCAGATCTGCTCGCACTCCGGGTTCAGCGTGTTGGCGCCGCACTCGCTCGGGTCGGGATCACGCATGGTGCCCATGCACTCCTGCTGCGGGATCGTGACCCACATGCGGTGCGGATACTCCGGCTCGCGCTGCGAGACGCTCACCCGGTCCGGCCACGCCTCGCTCGGGCAGACGATCTCGGGTCGGCTGCAGTCCAGGGTGAAGGGGATCAGGTAGCCGCCGTGCTCGACCATGACCGTGCCGCCCTCCTCGGGGAGCGTCGCGTCATAGGTCGCGCCGCCGATGCCGATCTCCACGTGGAGCGCGTCGTCGTAGGTGACCGCCCAGTCTCCCTCTACGTCGGGCGTCGGAGTCATCGACGTGAGCGGTCCGCCACATCCCCCGCCGCGCGCTCCCATCATCATGGGCGCCAGCAGCGCCGCGCCCACCCACACGAGCTTCATTCGCGATCTCATCATCATCACACCTCCAAGGCGATCCCCCGACCCGCAGGGACCGTGCCGAGACTTCGAGATAGTGATATCTCTATCTGGCCGGAGATGGAAGTGTGAACACCGGTATCCAGTCGTGATTCTTGGTCACAACCGCAGCCTCACCGCGAACGCGGGCGTCAGGACGAGCCCGTTGGCGTCGATTGCGTTATCACCCAGGTCGCCCGTCCAGAGCTCGTGATCCACGCCGAGCTCCATCATGACGTGGAAGCGCCGGAAGCCGACCGCGAGGCCGATCACCCCCCCGGTGCGGAGGCCGGTGAGGCTCACGGGCAGCGCGCCGAGGTCGCCGCGGATGTGCTCGACAGTGATACGGGCGCCGATCCAGGCTTCGTACAGGCTGAAGAGGTCGATCGCGAGCACGAGCGGGACGGTGCCGCCGAGCCGGACCGCGCTCGTGTCGTCGTGGGCGACGCCGACGTGGGGCGCGATGCCGAACAGGAGGCT contains:
- a CDS encoding FecR family protein, which codes for MSLSDEELRRRLGSLAEEAEPRLESPARERVLDAVLERGPALVANGMDAEELRDRLQDLAEEGAPRLDDAARARILDRVELEGPALARRRRGGRVALLAIPLAAAAALVLWVAAASEPSAPRAARVCESWSPAEGIARDGRLALGQRGVATVEGDLSMRAPDGCMTELELASGRVSVHARDLGQGALRVRAGEVTVEVRGTRFTVVRAGDHVEVHVDEGHVVVRAPEEREIHLYAGERWTRGQRLAAGPLERSPVEPASDDEAASDEAVSDDEAASDEVASDTDDETATDEATATRIDEPTSVAARGRARPARETSTHGETDDPRALLATAEARWRAGEHERARGLFRRVGAGRGSLAEAAWIRLARLELRGGDPERAVRAVRAQRRRFPRSRFGAEALWIEADAERRRGHARAMEAALEQLRRLYPDSPQARAAASLEE
- a CDS encoding sigma-70 family RNA polymerase sigma factor; amino-acid sequence: MRPTDVASASRDPLALAGSELDLVRRAKGGDGHALRALAEGELPRVERLLGRMLGPRPDFEDLVQNVFLELCRALPSFREESRFSTFVGGITVRVARRALRPSAYQRRRAPMPLELVGSEESPEHAASSRERLEGLHRALDALTAKKRIAFTLWALDGMSPEEIAELTDSKPHTVRSRIYHARHELMANPVVRSLLGEP
- a CDS encoding ATP-binding protein; amino-acid sequence: MSDAAKRWFEVADDGWRRLSASRPLGRLMLEALQNAFDERAGQVTVELGDEQVVVEDDAEGGIGDERLVYTIFLSDKPDDPTRRGRMGRGLKELLAGMDRATVETVGTTVEFSEEGRRSRENERARGTRLVLGRRFADEELVEAKRMLRLCIPPKGTTLKVASRQVRRPRSVLTLSSCHLETVIIADGVERAAMGNTTLSIYTPRRGEQAHLFEMGLPVEAWNLPWHVDVAQRVPLGEGRDAVPDRYKLAVKAALLEAMIHSYLDRNDLRSDWVHEVIAGWPLTPALLDAYVSRVFPRGSVLGGTRRANDRARQLGAHIVDASVISHGAYMSLSRVLETSDDYVRRRSSEFGGEDVEPDETQRRFADAVRWLARAVAGRVVKVRFFARDPGDAGLLEDAVTDVDKREISFNVRGPLRFEDILDAQTLGVVLHEIAHLETAEHDHRFIDRLQHLAGKTARLLGEGGPELAEALRQGDPDGHRAH